ACCCACTATTATCTGCTCTATATCCTGCTGGTTTTCTTTAGCTATATCGGGTATTTTTCTTTCTTCTATTACAGGAAAGACTTAAAAGAGATTTAAAACCTAATATTAAATTTTAAGTTTATCTATTGCTATTTAATAGGCTGATTATAAATAGTTTTTCTTTTCTATTCTGGCTGATTAATTTAGCCGCCATTCTGCTTTTCGCTCCCGAAGTGCAGCATAAAACCAATTTGTGATGGAATGGGATATCGGCTATTTTTTCTTTAAGATCATAAAGTGAAATATGAGTTCCGCCGATATTGTACTCTTCAAATTCATAGGCTTCCCGGACATCGATCAGCAGGAAAGGTTCTTCCTTATCTTTCCAGTCCTGTAATTCCTGCTGTCCGATTTCCTGATAGATTGCTGTTTTGTCTGTGCCTTCGGTTGGGGGATCGCTTTTGGGATTTTCAGGTTGAATATTAAAGATCTGCATATCGTAATTTAAAGCATTGAAGATAAGAAGTTTTCCGGATAGATGATCCCCAAAGCCACAGATGATCTTCATGCACTCATTAGCCATCATGCTTCCGATAATACCCGGTAAGGGGCCGGTTACACCGCTCTCGCCGCAGTTAGGCTGTTCTTCGGGCAAAGGACTTTCCGGATAACAACTTCTGTAATCCGGTCCGCCCTGGTAATTAAACACCGATACCTGTCCCTCAAATTTAAAGATGGAGCCAAATACCAGCGGTTTATTCAGTGCAACACAACTATCGTTTACCAGATAGCGGGTAGGGAAGTTATCAGATCCATCAATCACCAGATCGTATGCAGCGATGATTGCCATTGCATTTTC
This region of Pedobacter steynii genomic DNA includes:
- a CDS encoding HesA/MoeB/ThiF family protein — translated: MNNQELKRYDRQLLLEEIGFEGQEKLHQTSVLVIGAGGLGCPLLLYLAGAGLGKIGIIDGDVVEESNLHRQVLYQMNDIGKNKAQTAADKLSRLNPGIQLQAYPHHLSPENAMAIIAAYDLVIDGSDNFPTRYLVNDSCVALNKPLVFGSIFKFEGQVSVFNYQGGPDYRSCYPESPLPEEQPNCGESGVTGPLPGIIGSMMANECMKIICGFGDHLSGKLLIFNALNYDMQIFNIQPENPKSDPPTEGTDKTAIYQEIGQQELQDWKDKEEPFLLIDVREAYEFEEYNIGGTHISLYDLKEKIADIPFHHKLVLCCTSGAKSRMAAKLISQNRKEKLFIISLLNSNR